From Virgibacillus ihumii, the proteins below share one genomic window:
- a CDS encoding Fur family transcriptional regulator encodes MEHRIEQIKKQLHAQSYKLTPQREATVRVLLEREEDHLSAEEIYLLVKELAPEIGLATVYRTLELLSELKIVDKINFGDGVSRYDLRKEGAEHFHHHLVCIECGSVEEIVEDLLEDVEKIVESDWGFQVKDHRLTFHGLCKQCQKASVQSATS; translated from the coding sequence ATGGAACATCGAATTGAACAGATTAAAAAACAGCTCCATGCACAAAGCTATAAACTAACTCCGCAGCGGGAAGCTACTGTCAGAGTATTGCTTGAACGTGAAGAAGATCATTTGAGTGCTGAAGAAATATACTTACTTGTTAAAGAATTGGCGCCTGAAATCGGATTGGCAACTGTTTACCGTACATTGGAATTATTATCAGAATTAAAGATTGTGGATAAGATAAATTTTGGTGATGGCGTTTCCCGCTACGACCTTCGAAAAGAGGGGGCAGAGCATTTTCATCATCATCTTGTCTGCATTGAATGCGGGTCTGTCGAAGAAATTGTTGAAGACTTGCTTGAGGATGTAGAAAAAATAGTGGAAAGTGACTGGGGATTTCAAGTGAAGGATCACCGTCTGACATTTCACGGGCTTTGCAAGCAATGTCAGAAAGCATCCGTACAATCAGCAACATCATAA